A stretch of Corallococcus macrosporus DNA encodes these proteins:
- a CDS encoding sensor histidine kinase, giving the protein MHRAPPVDPPPPPFRFRRRLLAVMLLAGLIPLALLGALAQGVLERVLSISIAPVEDVLDGVSDELTRRGLPPDALDEARLNLAQAELARRALVRRVPVFIVGVGALAAVVLAVSAVLLGRVLTRPMATLLEGMRAYSRGDLSVRLPVPEPARDELQFLLGQFNRMGQELLGQRERLKAAEQIAAWQDVARALAHELKNPLTAMRLSLARLSPQDAGTLPDPTRLAEAVSLLQEEVDLLMRMTQSFSTFARLPAPRFQDVALRPLLAEVCALYEGTSSVPVVLDPGDEVSLRADPDGLRRLFGNLVKNATEASPPDAPPVHVALREAEDGRVHVTVSDGGSGISEVLEGPVLTRGLFSTKPGGSGLGLPIAQKIAHEHGGSLRLEPGPQGGTRAQVVLPRIPSSDVSQVAA; this is encoded by the coding sequence ATGCACCGCGCACCGCCCGTGGATCCACCGCCGCCTCCGTTCCGCTTCCGCCGGCGCCTGCTGGCGGTGATGCTGCTCGCGGGCCTCATCCCACTGGCGCTGCTGGGGGCGCTCGCGCAGGGCGTGCTGGAGCGCGTGCTCTCCATCTCCATCGCGCCCGTGGAGGACGTGCTCGACGGCGTGTCCGACGAGCTGACCCGCCGGGGGCTGCCGCCGGATGCGCTCGACGAGGCCCGGCTGAACCTGGCGCAGGCGGAGCTGGCGCGGCGGGCCCTGGTGCGCCGCGTGCCCGTGTTCATCGTGGGCGTGGGCGCCCTCGCCGCCGTCGTGCTGGCCGTGTCCGCGGTGCTCCTGGGCCGTGTCCTCACGCGCCCCATGGCCACGCTGCTGGAAGGCATGCGGGCCTACTCGCGCGGAGACCTGTCGGTCCGCCTGCCCGTGCCTGAACCCGCGCGCGACGAGCTCCAGTTCCTCCTGGGCCAGTTCAACCGCATGGGCCAGGAGTTGCTGGGCCAGCGCGAACGCCTCAAGGCCGCCGAGCAGATCGCCGCGTGGCAGGACGTGGCCCGCGCGCTCGCCCACGAGTTGAAGAACCCGCTGACCGCAATGAGGCTGTCGCTCGCGCGTCTGTCCCCCCAGGATGCCGGCACCCTGCCCGACCCGACGCGCCTCGCCGAAGCGGTGTCGCTCCTCCAGGAGGAGGTGGACCTGCTCATGCGCATGACCCAGAGCTTCTCCACCTTCGCGCGCCTGCCCGCCCCGCGCTTCCAGGACGTGGCGCTGCGTCCGCTGCTCGCGGAGGTGTGCGCCCTGTACGAGGGCACCTCCTCCGTGCCCGTGGTGCTGGACCCCGGCGACGAGGTGTCGCTGCGCGCCGACCCCGACGGACTGCGCCGCCTCTTCGGCAACCTGGTGAAGAACGCCACCGAAGCGTCCCCGCCGGATGCCCCGCCCGTCCACGTGGCGCTGCGCGAAGCGGAGGACGGCCGCGTGCACGTCACCGTGAGCGACGGCGGCAGCGGCATCTCCGAAGTGCTGGAGGGCCCCGTCCTCACGCGAGGGCTGTTCAGCACCAAGCCCGGAGGCAGCGGGCTGGGCCTGCCCATCGCGCAGAAGATCGCCCACGAGCACGGCGGCAGTCTGCGCCTGGAGCCGGGCCCCCAGGGCGGCACACGGGCCCAGGTGGTGCTGCCGCGCATTCCCTCCTCCGACGTCTCCCAGGTGGCCGCATGA